GGCGGGAGCCTGCCTGCTCATCGGCGACTATCCGCTGACCCTCGGCCAGGTCTTCGAGGCCCTGTCCGGCCAGCAGACGTTCGCCCGCGTGATCGTGCTTGAGTGGCGTCTTCCCGCGGCGGTCTCGGCGGTGTTCTTCGGGGCCTTGCTCGGGACCGGTGGCGCGGTCTTCCAGGTGCTGACCCACAACCCGCTGGGATCGCCGGATGTCATCGGCTTCGACGCGGGGGCCTACACCGCGGTCGTGATGGCGATGCTCCTGTTCGGAGCACGCGCCCATGGCGTCATCGCCGCTGCGGCGGTGGGCGGGGGACTGCTGACCGCCCTCATCGTCCATCTGCTCTCTGGCCGCGGCAGAAGGGGATTCCGGCTCGTCGTGGCCGGCCTGGCGGTCTCCGCGGCGCTGGGTGCGGTGAATGCTTACCTGATCACCCGGGCCCGTGTCGAGGACGCCATGCTGGTCGGCTTCTGGGGGGCCGGGACCCTGGCGCGGGTGGATCCTGCGACGCTTCCGATGTGGCTGGGACTCGCGGTCGCTCTGCTGGCGTCCGTGATTTTGCTGGCGCCGTCGCTTGGGATCATCGAGCTGGGGGAGCAGGCTGCCAGTGCGCTCGGACTGCCCCTGGAGTCCCGCCGGCTGCTGCTCGTCTTCGTGGGGGTGGCGTGCTCCGCCGTGGTGACCGCGGCGGCCGGCCCCATTGGCTTCGTGGCCCTGGCCGCCCCGCAGATCGCCCGGAGGCTCATGAGGACCCCCGGGATCTCCGTCACCGGGGCGGCAGCGACGGGGGCGGTGTTGCTTGCCGCCGCCCAGCTCTGCTCCGTGGCTGCCAGCGCCAGCAACCGCCCCATCCCTGCGGGGTTGATCACTGTCTGCGCCGGTGGCCTATACCTGATCTACCTCCTGCTGCATGAGGGGAGACGAACGGCATGACAGCTGACAGCCGGCTGCAGGCGACGGGGGTCGAGCTCCGCTACGGCAGCCACGTCATCTCCACCGGCCTCGACCTGGAGGTCCTCGACGGGGAGTTCACCGCGGTGGTGGGCCCGAACGGCTGCG
The sequence above is drawn from the Arachnia rubra genome and encodes:
- a CDS encoding FecCD family ABC transporter permease, with the translated sequence MTEQVTFAHHMLRLRGTRFGVRIAVRPAVLQILLVLLAVALAGACLLIGDYPLTLGQVFEALSGQQTFARVIVLEWRLPAAVSAVFFGALLGTGGAVFQVLTHNPLGSPDVIGFDAGAYTAVVMAMLLFGARAHGVIAAAAVGGGLLTALIVHLLSGRGRRGFRLVVAGLAVSAALGAVNAYLITRARVEDAMLVGFWGAGTLARVDPATLPMWLGLAVALLASVILLAPSLGIIELGEQAASALGLPLESRRLLLVFVGVACSAVVTAAAGPIGFVALAAPQIARRLMRTPGISVTGAAATGAVLLAAAQLCSVAASASNRPIPAGLITVCAGGLYLIYLLLHEGRRTA